In the genome of Natronocella acetinitrilica, one region contains:
- a CDS encoding type I-F CRISPR-associated protein Csy2, whose translation MASCHLVLPMQVYGANVIGNGFVAGLPGMSAVYGFAHALEREIRDLLDEQGRNTARAEVMSVTLAIEELERDAGHARHVVYTAQAAGAATKGAPIVDERTARIRQTLILEIECNDEGRDALDRLLIGGELAALLGNLRYAGGTLTVRPRRIRIEASLAEALARVPASAFLLEDRSELLAKQQPGDRDRLDTLLRLISRPRRKPAATEGEHEQASAADQDYLGLLLPLAVGFVLLEHPRHRRGVRGGYPHAYAEPVIGLARARTAASVRAALSDPERGSPAISWMPDQDTPNSYIIKGGAPCQTNP comes from the coding sequence ATGGCAAGCTGCCATCTCGTCCTGCCCATGCAGGTGTACGGTGCGAATGTCATCGGCAACGGCTTCGTTGCCGGACTGCCCGGCATGAGTGCTGTCTACGGCTTTGCCCACGCCCTTGAGCGGGAGATCCGCGATCTCCTCGATGAGCAGGGCCGCAACACGGCACGCGCAGAGGTGATGAGTGTCACGCTCGCCATCGAGGAGCTCGAGCGCGATGCCGGTCATGCCCGACACGTGGTCTATACGGCCCAGGCCGCAGGCGCCGCCACCAAGGGTGCGCCCATCGTCGATGAACGCACGGCCCGCATCCGCCAGACACTGATCCTCGAGATCGAGTGCAACGACGAGGGCCGGGATGCGCTCGATCGGCTGCTGATCGGCGGCGAGCTCGCCGCGCTCCTCGGCAACCTGCGCTATGCAGGCGGCACCCTGACGGTCCGACCAAGGCGCATTCGCATCGAGGCGAGCCTGGCGGAGGCCCTGGCCCGCGTGCCCGCATCGGCCTTCCTGCTCGAGGACCGCTCCGAGCTCCTCGCCAAGCAGCAGCCCGGCGACCGCGACCGACTCGACACGCTACTTCGCCTTATCTCAAGGCCAAGACGCAAGCCCGCGGCCACCGAAGGTGAGCATGAGCAGGCGAGCGCAGCCGATCAGGACTATCTCGGGCTACTGCTGCCGCTTGCCGTTGGCTTCGTGCTGCTTGAGCACCCGCGGCACCGGCGCGGCGTGCGCGGTGGCTACCCCCACGCCTACGCAGAGCCCGTGATCGGGCTTGCCCGGGCACGCACCGCCGCATCGGTGCGCGCCGCACTGAGTGACCCAGAGAGGGGCAGTCCGGCCATCTCCTGGATGCCTGACCAGGACACCCCGAATTCCTACATCATCAAAGGAGGCGCACCGTGCCAAACCAATCCCTGA
- the csy3 gene encoding type I-F CRISPR-associated protein Csy3 yields MPNQSLTLPSLLSFKRSIQPTIGYFYARGGDEAALAPVPVIRQRLRATLSNFSERDQAEKESGDAKSAGRANLQTIEMAILPGDCAEVVLRFSVQFLANAMRAYSCNDESVLATLDRFSSAYAARGGFTELARRYFANLATGRFLWRNESAQDKAITLRIDELKATFAPALYDYSLEQFAEQQDVIEQFVARIAEALTNRRKPAVMHVEAVGYLGAGAEVFPSQEFGAEEKGEKISRVLAAITTADGTRQAIFHSQKIGNAIRRIDTWYRDGAEDYPLPVEPFGIDQTFSRAYRVEGKPKNDFYTLVENNLTDYIAALEAGSDITGDMHFVAACLVRGGVYSGKKGAK; encoded by the coding sequence GTGCCAAACCAATCCCTGACTCTCCCATCACTGCTGAGCTTCAAGCGCTCTATCCAGCCGACCATCGGCTATTTCTACGCCCGTGGCGGCGATGAGGCGGCGCTCGCGCCGGTACCGGTCATCCGCCAGCGCCTGCGGGCAACGCTCTCGAATTTCAGCGAGCGCGACCAGGCCGAGAAGGAGTCGGGGGACGCCAAGAGCGCCGGCCGCGCCAACCTCCAGACCATCGAGATGGCGATTCTACCGGGTGACTGCGCCGAGGTTGTGCTGCGATTCTCCGTCCAGTTCCTGGCAAACGCCATGCGCGCCTACTCCTGTAATGATGAGTCCGTGCTGGCAACGCTTGATCGCTTCTCGTCCGCCTACGCCGCCCGGGGTGGCTTCACCGAGCTCGCCCGGCGCTACTTCGCGAACCTCGCCACCGGGCGCTTCCTGTGGCGCAACGAGTCGGCGCAGGACAAGGCGATCACGCTGCGCATCGATGAGCTCAAGGCGACCTTTGCACCAGCACTCTACGACTACAGCCTCGAGCAGTTTGCCGAGCAGCAGGACGTGATCGAGCAGTTCGTCGCCCGGATCGCAGAGGCGCTCACCAACCGTCGCAAGCCCGCTGTCATGCATGTCGAGGCGGTCGGCTATCTCGGCGCCGGTGCCGAGGTCTTCCCCTCCCAGGAGTTTGGTGCCGAGGAGAAGGGCGAGAAGATTTCCCGGGTGCTCGCCGCGATAACGACCGCTGACGGGACTCGCCAGGCCATCTTCCACAGCCAGAAGATCGGCAACGCCATCCGCCGTATCGACACCTGGTATCGGGACGGTGCGGAGGACTATCCCCTGCCGGTCGAGCCCTTTGGCATTGACCAGACCTTCAGCCGCGCCTACCGCGTCGAGGGCAAGCCGAAGAACGACTTCTACACCCTGGTGGAGAACAACCTGACCGACTATATCGCAGCTCTCGAGGCGGGGAGTGACATCACCGGCGACATGCACTTCGTGGCCGCCTGCCTGGTGCGCGGTGGCGTCTACTCCGGGAAGAAGGGGGCGAAGTGA
- the cas6f gene encoding type I-F CRISPR-associated endoribonuclease Cas6/Csy4: MGERFYLDLEPLVPLCSVEELHRGVIQLLHGMNTNAPAQRRIALAFPGWQHHPGHPQHTTLGRTLRLVGERLSLVLFSRHPIISRMEEGGELRVLPVRPVPEDAAEVRFVRDRRRESRMRRFGKEAAELPTYPWIRFQSESNRRTFSLSVRMEGADRAVTTQYGTYGLSLEGSTVPMF; the protein is encoded by the coding sequence ATGGGCGAGCGGTTCTACCTCGATCTTGAGCCGCTGGTCCCGCTCTGTTCGGTCGAAGAGCTGCATCGCGGGGTGATCCAGCTGTTGCACGGAATGAACACCAACGCCCCCGCGCAGCGGCGCATCGCGCTTGCCTTCCCGGGCTGGCAGCACCACCCGGGTCACCCGCAGCACACCACCCTTGGGCGCACGCTACGCCTGGTGGGCGAGCGCCTCTCGCTGGTGCTCTTCTCCCGCCACCCCATCATCAGCCGGATGGAGGAGGGCGGGGAGCTTCGCGTCCTCCCGGTGCGCCCCGTCCCCGAGGACGCTGCCGAAGTCCGCTTCGTGCGGGACCGACGCAGGGAGTCCAGAATGCGGCGCTTCGGCAAGGAGGCGGCCGAGCTGCCCACCTACCCCTGGATCCGCTTTCAAAGCGAGAGCAACCGGCGGACTTTCTCGCTCAGCGTGCGCATGGAAGGGGCCGATCGAGCGGTGACGACGCAATACGGCACCTATGGGCTGAGCCTTGAGGGCAGCACCGTGCCGATGTTCTAG
- a CDS encoding SIMPL domain-containing protein, giving the protein MKLKIRLAIFATFALAFIVVVFAPGAERAAESAEYTLNFTQTIAVTPDRAEVRAALVSRGSDAAAIRAELDQRATALSEALEALGIEPRHIDIGSLQSHALHRMDRGDQARFEARRGVRVTVTELSGLGEIIAALNNAGVEVVSGISYSDSTGGEAVLLAARNEAIARARALAGDGRARLVSIDLGEHGASAPRTMALAAQAESATPHYAPGEQSRSAQVRAVFEITRADQP; this is encoded by the coding sequence ATGAAACTGAAAATCAGGCTTGCGATCTTCGCCACGTTCGCACTTGCCTTCATCGTGGTAGTGTTCGCCCCCGGGGCCGAGCGGGCGGCGGAGAGTGCGGAGTACACGCTCAATTTCACCCAGACGATCGCGGTCACGCCCGATCGCGCCGAGGTGCGCGCGGCACTGGTCTCAAGGGGCAGTGACGCGGCGGCGATCCGCGCCGAGCTCGATCAGCGCGCGACAGCACTCAGCGAGGCGCTCGAGGCACTCGGCATCGAGCCTCGGCACATTGACATCGGCTCTCTGCAAAGCCACGCCCTGCACCGCATGGACCGTGGCGATCAGGCGCGCTTTGAGGCCCGTCGCGGCGTTCGCGTCACCGTGACCGAGCTCTCAGGACTGGGCGAGATCATCGCGGCGCTGAACAACGCCGGCGTGGAAGTGGTGAGCGGTATCAGCTACAGCGACAGCACCGGTGGCGAGGCCGTGTTGCTTGCCGCCCGCAACGAGGCGATCGCCCGCGCCCGCGCGCTCGCAGGCGATGGCCGCGCGCGGCTTGTATCAATCGATCTCGGCGAGCACGGCGCAAGCGCACCGCGCACCATGGCGCTGGCCGCCCAGGCCGAGAGCGCAACACCCCACTACGCGCCAGGCGAGCAGAGCCGATCGGCACAGGTCCGGGCCGTCTTCGAGATCACCCGCGCCGATCAGCCCTAG
- a CDS encoding putative bifunctional diguanylate cyclase/phosphodiesterase: MFKSDRSALGALLLLACTATVLPVAGMAPAGLLPDLALGPWYWLFLGALWSVLLAGPLRALQGLVARLVLAQRVRRDAKSAVGSLHQALIGAAVAASSDAFMVVSPAREVVYANAAFRSGREATGPARLPAILLEDPPGRGTQRSLWDYLDDGLAQWSGEALVEMGSGVFAERRVSATRVAGGYLVVGILDNVTARAYRERLEFMASHDALTELLNRPGFEMRLAARMAEQAPGRRRGFGVIQLDLDHFSAINDSLGHEIGDRLLQAVGARIARRLRGGDCLARFGGDEFCMLIDAAEDGDALESAAREIQSVFDAPFMLDGVEVFCRASLGLVHAPLDGASAQDLIKYADSAMNRVKRGGRGGLERFSREINEQAVRRLRLATELRLALRDQQFCLHFQPAIDARTGSICAFEALVRWNHPVDGMISPAEFIPIAEETGVINELGDWVFREAAAALGRWDAAGGARVGVSVNLSARQLLQPDIAMRLAESARAAGIAPRRLTLEITETALMRDPEFAASQVRRLKRRGFPIALDDFGTGYSSLSYLKHFRIDQLKIDRSFVRGLPGDRDDIAITRTIVAMARHLGLAIVAEGVETAAQAAYLRELGCEMLQGFHFSRPLPEAAALACLREDALALAG; this comes from the coding sequence ATGTTCAAGTCAGACCGAAGTGCGCTTGGCGCCCTGCTCCTCCTCGCCTGCACGGCCACCGTGCTGCCGGTTGCTGGCATGGCGCCGGCGGGACTGCTGCCTGACCTTGCCCTCGGCCCCTGGTACTGGCTTTTCCTGGGCGCACTCTGGAGCGTGCTGCTTGCCGGCCCCCTTCGCGCACTCCAGGGCCTCGTTGCGCGCCTGGTGCTCGCCCAACGGGTCCGTCGCGACGCAAAATCGGCCGTGGGCTCACTCCACCAGGCGCTCATTGGCGCGGCGGTTGCCGCCTCCAGTGATGCGTTCATGGTAGTGAGCCCGGCCCGGGAAGTGGTCTATGCCAATGCGGCCTTTCGCAGTGGCCGCGAGGCGACTGGGCCGGCGCGGTTACCGGCGATTCTGCTTGAGGACCCGCCAGGTCGTGGCACCCAGCGCTCGCTCTGGGACTATCTCGACGATGGCCTCGCACAGTGGAGCGGTGAGGCGCTGGTGGAGATGGGCAGCGGGGTGTTTGCCGAGCGGCGGGTGTCTGCGACACGGGTCGCCGGCGGCTATCTCGTGGTCGGCATCCTCGATAACGTCACCGCGCGGGCCTATCGCGAGCGCCTTGAGTTCATGGCAAGCCATGATGCACTCACCGAGCTCTTGAACCGACCCGGATTTGAGATGCGCCTGGCTGCCCGGATGGCCGAGCAGGCGCCTGGGCGGCGGCGCGGCTTTGGTGTGATCCAGCTCGATCTTGATCATTTCTCCGCAATTAATGACTCCCTGGGGCACGAGATCGGCGACCGGCTGCTCCAGGCCGTCGGCGCGCGGATTGCCCGGCGCCTGCGCGGTGGGGACTGCCTGGCGCGCTTCGGTGGGGATGAGTTCTGCATGCTGATCGATGCGGCCGAGGATGGTGATGCGCTCGAGTCTGCCGCCCGTGAGATCCAGTCGGTCTTCGATGCGCCCTTCATGCTCGACGGCGTCGAGGTCTTCTGCCGGGCGAGCCTCGGGCTTGTGCATGCGCCGCTTGACGGGGCGAGCGCCCAGGACCTCATCAAGTACGCCGACTCCGCCATGAATCGGGTGAAGCGCGGCGGGCGCGGCGGGCTTGAGCGCTTCAGCCGCGAGATCAACGAGCAGGCCGTGCGCCGCCTGCGCCTTGCCACCGAGCTTCGCCTGGCGCTGCGCGACCAGCAGTTCTGCCTGCACTTCCAGCCGGCGATTGATGCGCGCACCGGTTCGATCTGCGCCTTCGAGGCGCTGGTGCGCTGGAATCACCCCGTCGACGGCATGATCTCCCCGGCGGAGTTCATCCCGATTGCCGAGGAGACCGGTGTCATCAACGAGCTCGGCGACTGGGTGTTCCGCGAGGCGGCGGCCGCACTGGGCCGCTGGGACGCTGCGGGCGGGGCGCGGGTTGGCGTCTCGGTCAATCTCTCCGCACGCCAGCTCCTCCAGCCCGATATCGCCATGCGCCTCGCCGAGTCGGCCCGGGCGGCCGGGATTGCGCCGCGGCGCCTGACCCTTGAGATCACCGAGACCGCGCTGATGCGCGATCCGGAATTCGCCGCAAGCCAGGTGCGCCGGCTGAAGCGCCGCGGCTTCCCCATCGCGCTCGATGACTTTGGCACCGGCTACAGCTCGCTCTCCTACTTGAAGCACTTCCGCATCGATCAGCTGAAGATCGACCGCTCGTTCGTGCGTGGCCTGCCCGGTGACCGGGACGACATTGCCATCACCCGCACCATCGTCGCCATGGCACGCCATCTCGGGCTTGCCATCGTCGCCGAGGGGGTGGAGACGGCGGCCCAGGCGGCCTACCTGCGGGAGCTTGGCTGCGAGATGCTCCAGGGCTTTCACTTCAGCCGCCCACTGCCCGAGGCCGCGGCGCTTGCGTGCCTGCGCGAGGACGCGCTCGCGCTCGCCGGCTGA
- a CDS encoding thioredoxin family protein: MFFTSTLRTRPGATREAAAARPTTTLIEFWAPWAAPAVAMAGDLADVLADADLALSHVRFDIEEDPEAAARHQVRAVPTLIVLRDGEEVCRHTGQLGTAAIQAFLHRAGVAC; this comes from the coding sequence ATGTTCTTTACATCAACACTGCGCACCCGCCCGGGTGCTACCCGTGAGGCCGCCGCTGCGCGCCCGACAACCACCCTGATCGAGTTCTGGGCGCCCTGGGCGGCGCCCGCGGTTGCCATGGCAGGGGATCTCGCAGATGTGCTGGCCGACGCCGACCTGGCCCTCTCCCATGTCCGCTTTGATATCGAGGAGGACCCGGAGGCCGCCGCGCGCCACCAGGTCCGCGCCGTACCAACACTGATCGTGCTTCGCGATGGCGAGGAGGTCTGCCGCCACACCGGGCAGCTCGGCACGGCCGCCATCCAGGCATTCCTGCACCGCGCCGGCGTGGCCTGCTGA
- a CDS encoding DUF192 domain-containing protein has product MGVTGKTVMGQIRRMALATALLFGGAGSVLAACLPSTPALESMPRAALLLHPPGEAVEPIALDARLAITDTQRMAGMQRLCPEVVLENPMLFVFEQPIAAAFHMRNVHGPLVIGFIDADGIIFQVEHMHPGDAPVHARAPILFALEIHPAHPLGALRPGQRIALAD; this is encoded by the coding sequence ATGGGCGTGACAGGCAAAACCGTGATGGGGCAGATTCGGCGCATGGCGCTAGCAACAGCGCTCCTTTTTGGCGGCGCGGGCAGTGTGCTCGCCGCGTGCCTGCCTTCGACGCCCGCCCTAGAGAGCATGCCAAGGGCCGCACTGCTGCTCCATCCCCCCGGGGAGGCGGTCGAGCCGATCGCGCTCGACGCGAGGCTTGCGATCACGGACACCCAGCGCATGGCCGGCATGCAGCGGCTTTGTCCCGAGGTCGTGCTCGAGAATCCCATGCTGTTCGTCTTCGAGCAGCCGATCGCGGCCGCCTTTCACATGCGGAACGTCCACGGCCCCCTGGTCATCGGCTTCATTGACGCCGACGGGATCATCTTCCAGGTCGAGCACATGCACCCGGGCGATGCACCTGTCCACGCACGCGCCCCGATTCTCTTTGCCCTTGAGATCCATCCCGCGCACCCCCTCGGCGCGCTGCGCCCGGGTCAGCGCATCGCGCTCGCCGACTGA
- a CDS encoding PEP-CTERM sorting domain-containing protein (PEP-CTERM proteins occur, often in large numbers, in the proteomes of bacteria that also encode an exosortase, a predicted intramembrane cysteine proteinase. The presence of a PEP-CTERM domain at a protein's C-terminus predicts cleavage within the sorting domain, followed by covalent anchoring to some some component of the (usually Gram-negative) cell surface. Many PEP-CTERM proteins exhibit an unusual sequence composition that includes large numbers of potential glycosylation sites. Expression of one such protein has been shown restore the ability of a bacterium to form floc, a type of biofilm.), giving the protein MNGLPNRCSHLVLSAALGLGLAGPAHAGLIFDNTGGAETFDRAETALVSILGAHNQTWGGSLFTASESGYLDRLEIPLQIATPAYTSLEHTFRLYSGTTSALGDLLEVFEFDVTQPSGQPASLTNVTASGNTLLEEGTTYWLIGTAGLSLDDFRAASYWFRTTDLGGRYQATDDNPDGHISTSWQHMYRVYVTDTPSVAVPEPGTLGLVGAGILLMLGLRRRQTRHRRISR; this is encoded by the coding sequence ATGAACGGTCTGCCGAATCGCTGCTCGCACCTCGTCCTATCGGCTGCACTGGGTCTCGGACTGGCCGGACCGGCCCATGCAGGGCTTATTTTTGACAACACCGGCGGGGCGGAGACGTTCGACCGGGCAGAGACGGCGCTCGTGAGTATTCTTGGAGCACACAACCAGACCTGGGGAGGCTCCCTGTTTACCGCAAGCGAAAGCGGGTACCTGGACCGCCTCGAGATTCCCCTACAGATCGCAACACCAGCCTACACCTCGCTTGAGCATACGTTCCGCCTATACAGCGGCACGACCTCAGCACTCGGGGATCTTCTCGAGGTGTTCGAGTTCGATGTCACCCAGCCGTCCGGGCAACCGGCGAGCCTGACCAATGTCACTGCCAGCGGCAACACGCTGCTCGAGGAGGGCACCACCTATTGGCTGATCGGGACCGCTGGCTTGTCGCTCGACGACTTCAGGGCGGCTTCATACTGGTTCCGCACCACTGATCTCGGCGGACGGTATCAAGCGACCGACGACAATCCAGACGGCCACATTTCCACGTCCTGGCAACACATGTATCGGGTCTACGTCACCGACACACCGAGCGTCGCCGTCCCCGAGCCGGGAACGCTCGGTCTTGTCGGCGCCGGCATTCTCCTGATGCTGGGGCTGCGCAGGCGCCAGACCAGGCACCGCAGAATCTCGCGGTAA
- a CDS encoding formylglycine-generating enzyme family protein, protein MRARTARAFLLTACLLVGGALASTAPASAEERAQSSAAIAWEYVQSLPRGEAQRQAAEAFLEGYAESPQAGAASIMLRTYQAEAPVPAPGQQPEPSERTMGEVEAPPGERQRVASASRAVSAPELLTIPGGTMRLGRPGYDTSDGRRAPDDYVEVTLSDFRIMAAPVTFDEFNQRARFVDGVSEMPDFHGWGRGDRPVLVRRFTEADAYARWLSEQTGQRFRLPTMAELEYAARYDDPERIDDIYLSVLDRPTDRLEETLPVSRMPASASGLRGLDILDMNEMSCTLAHGSQPYADPHRCEAIDNFMAPVYGWRSGGRIIIGNIVGARVPKSFRLVAE, encoded by the coding sequence ATGCGCGCACGCACCGCCCGAGCCTTCCTGCTGACCGCCTGCCTGCTTGTCGGCGGCGCGCTTGCGTCGACAGCGCCCGCCTCGGCAGAGGAGCGCGCGCAAAGCAGCGCTGCGATCGCCTGGGAGTATGTCCAGAGCCTCCCCCGGGGTGAGGCGCAGCGCCAGGCCGCCGAGGCCTTTCTGGAGGGCTATGCAGAGAGCCCGCAGGCCGGCGCGGCCAGTATCATGCTGCGCACCTACCAGGCGGAGGCGCCGGTGCCAGCGCCTGGGCAGCAGCCAGAGCCCTCAGAGCGGACGATGGGGGAGGTCGAGGCACCCCCCGGCGAGCGCCAGCGGGTTGCATCGGCGAGCAGGGCGGTCAGCGCGCCGGAGCTCCTGACGATTCCGGGCGGGACCATGCGTCTTGGCCGGCCTGGGTACGATACCTCCGATGGGCGACGGGCCCCGGATGACTACGTTGAGGTTACCCTCTCTGACTTCCGCATCATGGCGGCACCGGTGACATTTGATGAGTTCAACCAGCGGGCGCGCTTCGTCGACGGTGTCTCCGAGATGCCGGATTTTCATGGCTGGGGTCGTGGCGATCGGCCGGTCCTGGTGCGGCGCTTCACGGAAGCGGACGCGTACGCCCGCTGGTTGAGCGAGCAAACCGGCCAGCGCTTTCGCCTGCCCACCATGGCCGAGCTTGAGTACGCGGCGCGCTACGACGATCCGGAGCGGATCGATGACATCTACCTCAGCGTTCTTGATCGCCCGACGGACCGGCTGGAGGAAACGCTGCCGGTTTCCCGGATGCCGGCGAGTGCCAGCGGCCTGCGCGGCCTGGATATCCTCGACATGAACGAAATGTCCTGCACGCTTGCGCATGGCTCGCAACCGTATGCCGATCCCCATCGCTGTGAGGCAATCGACAACTTCATGGCTCCGGTGTACGGGTGGCGCTCGGGAGGGCGCATCATTATCGGCAACATAGTCGGTGCGCGTGTTCCGAAGTCATTTCGGCTAGTCGCCGAATAG
- a CDS encoding AbrB/MazE/SpoVT family DNA-binding domain-containing protein encodes MATATVTSKGQITIPASVRSELKVGPGDRVEFVKMSEGHWEVVAAVKDVSRLRGIVAARRVVSVEEMDAAIRKKAGQ; translated from the coding sequence ATGGCCACAGCGACGGTAACGAGTAAAGGTCAAATAACAATTCCCGCCAGCGTGCGGTCTGAGTTAAAGGTTGGTCCAGGTGATCGCGTAGAGTTTGTGAAGATGTCTGAAGGCCATTGGGAGGTCGTCGCAGCTGTTAAGGACGTCAGTCGACTGCGGGGTATTGTTGCAGCGAGGCGAGTCGTGAGTGTCGAGGAAATGGATGCAGCCATTCGGAAGAAGGCGGGACAGTGA
- a CDS encoding trypsin-like serine peptidase, which produces MGNSPGRGGGGLLARIAVIGLGALVLAGCASSGKAPVIHTPHPEVTRTMDRQLSVFWQAYRNAEALEAWRMAYYDLMSPWSDNYRIAKSFGWDSRKRLVPDDLPAEDYANAYLDSRQYAFTSWGAMSFAYLGLVRGPGYEGDEYALRARDMYAYNLQVLAGSERDHVRLRERADRQANRGREIAAGAFALGGVALAIVGEQRGYLEPEQAREAVSNVGQLANSIARSGSRSADQVARVVGENTVSGDGTRMVIIPSVGLFTTTARFVTADGHCTASLIETQIVVTNAHCVTDERGNLRGGLGSARVVFNDLHTMVSVPVTQVILSGGDRSEWWRAQYASPPEFERWADDWAVLRLAYHPRLPRSAGWRYRAFDWQRRPLTAMPSVRDFLGDDYLETGDGFEGEIALSGHSGDLNDGRFQSLHWGCRGESVRHPTHVQHGCRGAPGASGSPVFGIINNFDGADRARREGTLLETQRFRLIGLKAYGFAGGNGGGGPSVSQFREAVLQMRRRVGAGEFRDPFEVIDYNAVAGAN; this is translated from the coding sequence ATGGGCAATTCTCCGGGCAGAGGTGGTGGTGGTTTGCTGGCGCGGATCGCCGTGATTGGCCTCGGTGCGCTTGTGCTTGCTGGCTGCGCCTCGTCTGGCAAGGCGCCTGTCATCCATACACCGCACCCCGAGGTCACGCGCACCATGGACCGCCAGCTTTCGGTGTTCTGGCAGGCGTACCGCAACGCCGAGGCGCTGGAGGCCTGGCGGATGGCCTACTATGACCTCATGTCCCCGTGGAGTGACAATTACCGGATTGCCAAGAGCTTCGGCTGGGACAGCAGAAAGCGGCTGGTGCCGGATGATCTCCCCGCGGAGGACTACGCGAACGCCTATCTCGACTCCCGCCAGTATGCCTTTACCTCGTGGGGAGCGATGAGCTTTGCCTACCTGGGGCTGGTGCGTGGCCCGGGGTACGAGGGTGATGAGTACGCCCTGCGGGCGCGGGACATGTACGCATACAACCTGCAGGTGCTCGCGGGCAGTGAGCGTGACCATGTCAGGCTGCGTGAGCGCGCCGACCGACAGGCCAATCGCGGCCGGGAGATCGCCGCTGGCGCTTTCGCACTCGGTGGGGTCGCGCTCGCCATTGTCGGCGAGCAGCGCGGCTATCTGGAGCCGGAGCAGGCGCGTGAGGCCGTCAGCAACGTCGGCCAACTCGCCAACTCCATTGCCCGCTCCGGGTCGCGCAGCGCCGATCAGGTCGCCCGGGTGGTCGGGGAGAACACCGTCAGTGGGGATGGCACGCGCATGGTGATCATTCCCTCCGTTGGGCTTTTTACGACCACGGCGCGGTTTGTCACCGCCGACGGCCACTGCACGGCGAGCCTGATCGAGACGCAGATCGTCGTCACCAATGCGCACTGCGTGACCGACGAGCGCGGCAATCTGCGTGGAGGGCTTGGCAGCGCCAGGGTTGTCTTCAATGACCTGCACACCATGGTCTCGGTGCCGGTGACCCAGGTGATTCTCTCCGGAGGCGATCGCTCGGAGTGGTGGCGCGCGCAGTATGCGAGCCCGCCGGAGTTCGAGCGCTGGGCGGACGACTGGGCGGTGCTGCGCCTCGCCTACCACCCGCGCCTGCCGCGCAGTGCGGGCTGGCGCTACCGGGCGTTTGACTGGCAGCGCCGGCCGCTCACCGCAATGCCGAGCGTGCGGGATTTTCTCGGCGATGACTATCTCGAGACCGGTGATGGCTTTGAAGGCGAGATTGCGCTCTCCGGTCATTCCGGGGACTTGAACGACGGCCGCTTTCAGTCGTTGCACTGGGGCTGTCGCGGTGAGAGCGTGCGCCACCCGACCCATGTCCAGCATGGCTGTCGCGGCGCGCCGGGCGCCTCGGGCTCACCGGTCTTTGGCATCATCAACAACTTCGACGGTGCTGATCGGGCGCGCCGCGAGGGCACGTTGCTCGAGACCCAGCGCTTTCGGCTGATCGGCCTCAAGGCCTACGGATTCGCCGGCGGCAATGGTGGTGGCGGGCCGAGCGTGTCGCAGTTCCGCGAGGCCGTGCTCCAGATGCGCCGGCGTGTCGGGGCAGGGGAGTTCCGCGATCCGTTTGAGGTGATCGACTACAATGCCGTCGCGGGCGCCAACTAG